The Salvia miltiorrhiza cultivar Shanhuang (shh) chromosome 1, IMPLAD_Smil_shh, whole genome shotgun sequence genome has a window encoding:
- the LOC131006023 gene encoding class I heat shock protein-like encodes MSLIPSFFGRRSSDPFSLDLWDPFRDSGDETSQFAATRVDWKETAEAHVFKADVPGLKKEEVKVEVEEGNVLQISGERSRDKEEKNDTWHRVERSSGKFLRRFRLPENAKVDQVKASMENGVLTVTVPKAEVKKPEVKAIEISG; translated from the coding sequence ATGTCGCTGATTCCCAGCTTTTTCGGGCGCCGGAGCTCCGATCCATTCTCCCTGGATCTGTGGGACCCTTTCCGCGACTCCGGCGACGAGACGTCGCAGTTCGCGGCGACGCGCGTGGACTGGAAGGAGACGGCGGAGGCGCACGTGTTCAAGGCGGATGTGCCCGGCCTGAAGAAGGAGGAGGTgaaggtggaggtggaggaagGGAACGTGCTGCAGATAAGCGGCGAGCGCAGCCGCGACAAGGAGGAGAAGAACGACACGTGGCACCGCGTCGAGCGGAGCTCCGGCAAGTTCCTCCGCCGCTTCCGCCTGCCGGAGAACGCCAAGGTCGATCAGGTGAAGGCGAGTATGGAGAACGGGGTGCTCACCGTCACGGTGCCCAAGGCGGAGGTGAAGAAGCCGGAGGTGAAGGCAATTGAGATTTCCGGCTGa